The Flavivirga eckloniae genomic interval TGCTATGATGTTTTCTTTACCAAACCTAACATGGTCTGTGATATCGAAATGAAAAGGAATGTAACCATTAACCGCATAAGTCCCAATATTTTTACCATTTACCCAAAGTTCGGTTGCATTATGTACCCCCTCAAATTCAATAAACACTTTTTTTGAATGATCAGAATCGATTTTAATCGATTTTCTGTACCAGCCAATTTTTCTCAAGTAATTCTCCTGTACCCAGGTTTCATTAATGCTATCTAATTCATAAGAAACCAACTCTAAGGTATGCGGAATTGAAACTTTTTCCCATTTGGAATCATCAAAATCGATGCTGCCGGGATGTTTATCTGGCGATCCTAAATAAAATTTCCAGTTTTCATTAATATTGGTTTTTGTGCGGTCTGTATTTAAATAGCCTTTGGGTAAATTATTAGTTTGGGCTATTAAAAGCGCTGCGAAAAAGAAAAACAAGCTAGCTAATTTGAACTTATGCATAAGCTACATTTTAAGGGGGTTAATTGAATAAAATAGTAGAAACTAAAGTATTTAATTTACAGAAAGGCAGTATGGTGTATGGTTTTTTAATGTATATCAAATGGTTTTTTTTAGTGCTAGGAGAAAAAAATAACGAGTTACTAAAAGGTGAATGTTTTTTTCTTAAAAAACATTTGATATACATTATAGACCATATTTAATAAATGATCCGTCCGATAATATGTAGTTTTATTTTATATTAAAGACTATAATGTTATAAAGCTAAAAAATATGATTAAAAGTAATTCGGTTATAATAGTACTGTTTTTTGTTTTTTTTTTTTCATGTAAAGCACAGGAACCAGAGCAAAATAAAAAGCAGGATGTTATCGAGTCTCAAAAATCATGGAGCCCGGTTGTTGCGCCAGATGGTTCAGCACCAATAGCAAGGCATGAGGCTGCTTTTGTAAATGTAGGCGATAAGTTTTTTTTATTGGGAGGAAGAGGAATAAGGCACGTAAGTATTTTTGATACAAAGACCCAAAAATGGACTTCTGGTAAAAAGCCTCCAATAGAATTTCATCACTTTCAACCTATTGCATTTCAAGATAATATATACATTATTGGAGCTTTAACGGGGAAGTACCCCGCAGAGACTCCCGTAGAGTATGTTTACATGTACAATACAACTACAGATACTTGGGTAAAAGGTGATGCTATCCCTAAAGACAGATTAAGAGGCTCTACAGGAAATGTTTTAAAAGATGGGGTCGTATACATATCCTGTGGTATTAGCAATGGCCATATAAGTGGTCATAAAAAATGGCTGGATAGCTATAACCTTAAAACTGGCGCATGGGAGGTACTCCCAGATGCACCGAGAGCGAGAGATCATTTTCAGGCTGTAGAAAGTGATAATAAGATTTATGTGCTGGCCGGACGTTTATCTAAAGCGCCTAACGCAACATTTAACGAAACCATAGGCGAGGTAGATGTTTACGATATAAAAACGAAAACATGGGTAACGTTGGACAAAGAAATTCCAACCCAACGAGCAGGTAATATAGCGTTGTTATACCACGACGATGTTTTGGTTATAGGCGGAGAGTCGATTAATCAGCAAAAAGCACATAACGAAGTTGAAGGGTTGAATACCAAAAGCCATACATGGCATAATTACCCTCCCTTATTGCAAGGTAGACACGGTACAGGAGCCTTTCTGTTTAATAATAATATATACATAGCTTCTGGTTGTGGTAATCGGGGCGGCTCGCCAGAGTTAGATACCATGGAAAAATACTAATCATAAAAATATGTTCTTAATGAAGTTAGCTAAAATAATAGCACTACTAGTTGTTTTCGTTTTTACAGGTTGTAAAACAAAAAAAGAAGAAGAAACAAAGGAAACTAAAAAACCAAATGTAATTATAGTAATCACAGACGATCAGGGGTACGGGGATATCGCGGCCCACGGGAACAAGGTGATAAAAACACCCAATATTGATGGTTTTTATAGTGAAAGTTACCATTTAACAGATTTTCATGTTAATCCAACATGTGCACCAACCCGATCTGGGTTAATGACGGGAAGATTTGCCAACAGTACAGGGGTTTGGCATACCGTAGGAGGGCGGTCTTTGTTAAGAGAGGATGAAAAGACAATGGCAGATATGTTTACAGAAAACGGTTATAAAACAGGAGCTTTTGGTAAGTGGCATATGGGAGATAATTATCCGTTTAGAGCGCACGATCGTGGTTTTCAGGAAACCGTTATGCATTACGGTGGAGGTGTTCAGCAAACACCAGATTATTGGGGCAACGATTATTTTGACGATACGTATTTTAAAAATGGAACCCCTGTTAAATATCAAGGGTATTGTACAGATGTGTTTTTCGATGAGGCTATCAAATTTATTCAATCCAATAAAGAAGACCCGTTCTTTTGTTATATTTCAACAAATGCGCCACATGGACCATATAATGTACCTGTGAACTACTACAACATGTATAAGGATTTGGGAGATGATGTTTTAGCAGATACCCAAAAACGTTTTTATGGAATGATTACCAATGTTGATGATAATTTTGGAAAATTAAGAAGTACATTAAAGGAACTGAATATTGCAGATAATACCATTTTAATTTTTATGACGGATAACGGAACGTCTTCTGGTTACTATGATAAGAACGGAAAAATTACTGGGTATAATGCCGAAATGCGAGGTACTAAAGGGAGTGAATATGAAGGTGGCCACAGAGTGCCATTTTTTATTCATTGGAAAAACGGCAATATAAATGTTTCTAAAGATATTAATGAGCTAACTGCTCAAATAGATATTTTGCCAACATTAGCCGAGTTGTGCGGCTTGAAATTACCTAAGGATCATTTAGAAATTCATGGGGAAAGTTTGGTGCCAATGCTTGGTGGAACTCAAAGTTACAACAATAGAATGTTGGTTACAGATTCACAACGCATGGAAGTGCCTGTAAAGTGGAAAAACTGCTCTGTTATGCAGAATAAATGGCGCTTAATTAATGGTGCAGAACTTTATAATATTGAGGATGATAAAAGCCAATCGAATGATATAGCAGCTCAATATCCGGAAAGAGTAGAGGCTATGCGTCGTTTTTATGAGGAATGGTGGACACGTACGTCTGGTAAATTTAACGAACAAATCTTCTTTAAAATTGGTATTGAAGAAGAAAACCCAGTTGCTTTAACGGCACATGATGTTCATTCTTCTAAAGAAGACTATCCTTGGAATCAGTTACAGATTAGAAAAGGAAATGTAGGATCTGGTTATTGGTGTATTGATGTGAAAAATGAAGGTGATTATGAGATTTCTTTAAGGAGATACCCCGAAGAATCCGATTTATTAATAAATACAACTGTGCCTAAAGTAACCACAGAAGAGCTTCCCGGATTGCAATTTGGTATTCCAGAAGGCGTTAACTTAAACTTTACAGAGGCTTCTATAAAAATAGGAGATCAAATAAGTGACCGTGTAAAAGTAACCGAAACCGATAAATCGGCAGATTTTAAAGTGCATTTAAAACCAGGAAGAACGGAGTTAACGGCAAATTTTTTAAATGCCAAAGGTGAAGAAAATGTGGCTTACTATGTATACGTTAAAAAGATGTAAAACCTAATAAAAATGATACCTAAAAAAATCCCTTTTTTATTTACTGCTTGTGCCCTTTTAATGCTCTTTTTGAGTAGTGCTTGTAAACAAGAACAAGATGTTAATGTAACTAGCGAACCTGTAGTGACAGAGAAACCGGTTGTTGAGCGTGATTTGTTCTATCATTATTCCATATGGTATGCCTTTGTAAATAAAGTTTTTGAAGGGGATTTAACAGTATCCAAATTAAAAACAAAGGGCGATATTGGCTTAGGGTCTTATACAAAACTTGATGGTGAGTTGATTATGCTCGATGGAGTGCCGTACCGTGCTACCGAAGATGGTGTAGTTAGCATTGCCGATGATGCTGATAAGATTGTGTATGTAAATGCTACTTTTTTTGATGAGGATATATCCTTTAAGGTGACAGATTCCATAAACTACGACGCTTTAAGGGGTGAAATAAATAAACACCTTCCTACCAAAAACATGTTTTATGGTTTTAAGATTCACGGAACGTTTAAAAACATTAAATGTGGCGGTTTAAATAAACAAGAACCTCCGTTTAAAGAAGGTTTGGATGTGCTAATTCCGAATAGACCTATTTTTAAGGCAGAAAATATTGAGGGGACTATGGTAGGCTTTTATTGTCCCCAATTTATTGGTGATATAAATGTGGCAGGCTATCATTTACATTTTATTTCAGACGATAAAAAGTTTGGAGGACATGTTATGGCGTTTAACGCCGTATCGTTAGATGTTTCTATTGACGAAATGTACGAATACCAGTTTGTTTTGCCTAATACCGATGCTTATAGAAAGGTTGGTTTCGACAAGCAGTTTCAATATAAAAAGAATTAAGAGAAAAGAGATTTAGAAACTCTAGCACAGTGTATTGTAAGGGAAGAATCTCACTCGGTAAAATTGTCCCCTCAAGGGCAATGTCGTTTAGTTAAGGAAATTTATGTCTGTTCGAGCGCAGTCGAGAACTTTTTAGCATCAATAAATAAAGAGGTTTCGACTGCGCTCAACCTGACTTAAAAACTCTTAACTAATTGAAAATCAATAATTATTAAATCGAGTTTGCGTTAAATTAAAACATTGAAATACAGTTGTTTGCTATCCCTGCACCTGCCTGCTGGCAGCTACGGTGTACCCACATCTTTTTAATCAAGACACGAATTACACGGATTTACACGAATAAAACCTCAATATTATGAATAGCTCTCGATGCTATTCATAATCACGAATCAGACTTTCAGTCTGTTTTTACAATCCAAGCCCGATTTATTTCTATTATATTTCTGTGTTTTAATTTATTAATAAGTAAATAATGGTTACTTATTTGTAAACAATTTATATTTAGAACCATTTGTGATAATTCGTGAAATTAGTGTCTATCTTTAAAAGCTCTCAAAAAACTGATTATCAGTATTAAATATGTTGAACTGACGTTAAATATAAAAACAGATATTATGTTTTGTTTAAAGTCTTTTCTTCTTCGTAAGTCTTGATATTTTTAGCAAAATCAATTTCCTTTTTTACAGCTTCCAATTGGAGTTCCCAATCGAACGTCCTTAAACGGGCAAAGTTTTGGCGTTCATATCTCTGTATATTAATATTGGTGTATTTTTCCCAGCTTGCTACAGCCTTTTCTAAATCTGCTATAGCGTTGTTTTTATGGGGAAGCCCACCATTGTTTTTGTAAAACTCCAACTCAACCGCTGCACTAATCTTATGTGCATAGTATTCTCCTAAAAAACCCATAGATTTAATATCCAACAACGTTTGTCTTAACTCTTTATTGGAGACTCCAGCTAACAGTGTATTGGCGTTTTTAATTGAATTAGAAGCATACGTTTCCAGATTGCTTATAACATCAAGTGGCGTTAATAATTTGATATCCTCATTGTTCAGAACGGCTTTAACGTAATCGGAAACATTTAAAATACCACTGCCTTCCATAGTAGGGTTGGTTCTAAATTTGTCAACAGGCTTTAAATTGTTCCATGTTTCCATACAAGCTTCCGGTTGCCAATGGTAATCCCAATCGCCCCAAACAAATCGGGAAACCTGAGGTATTATTTTAGAAGCCTCTGCCCAGGTATTCATTAAGAGTTCGGCATTGGTTTCAGGAAATTTTGAAGCTATAATTTGCTGAAATCTATTCTGTGGAATATCAGGATTGTACCCCAATCTTCCCCAAAGCATAAATTTGTACCAATGTTTGTTAATTTCCAGTTGTCTTGGGGTTTCGGGCTGTTTGCTAATAAACTCACGTCCCCAAACATAACCATCCGATCCCATATGGTAACCGGCCGTTTGATCAAAAGGCAAATGTTTAATAAAATCGCTCGCAAATTTAGGGTCACCCCAGCGGTGGATAAAAATATCGTCATTCCTAAGGTTCCACCAAGATTTAAGATTGTGTTCCTTCATCCATTCCGAAAAGGATTTATAAAAAGGCGGGTTCACGGCAGAATACATATGAGCCTTAGAGTATTTAAAACTCATGTCTAAAGGGTCTGGATATTTCCCCCAATATTTATTAATATATTTAAAATCTGTCCACCAAAATCTATGAATAAAGTTTACCGTTCTGTCCGTTTGAATTTTTTTAGCATCTAAAATACCTAGCCCATAGGTTTCCCAGAGCCATTTTTCCTTATCATCATCGGTCATAGGAGTTCGCATATTTTCGCCGGCAGTAACTCCAATTCCAGTAACATCAGGATAGTTTAAAAGAAATTGTTTTACAGACTTGCGTAAATAATCTTTACTAATGTCGTTTTTATAATCGTTTGTAATACCGTACTTCCCTATTAAACCTTCATTCTCAGAATTAGGTCCCGGTGGCGAAGCACCATTTAAACAAATATTCCAAGTAATAAAATATACATCAATCCCCCTATTTTTTGCATGCCTCATAACCTTTTGCCAAAACACGATCTTTTCATCTATGGTCATCTTTTTAAGAACCTTTAAGTTGGCAATAATCTTACTGCTGGGCATTTCCGGAACATTCCAATAATTTCCGTTTTCTTGAGGTTTAATAGTTGTTCCGCAGACATCCTGTAGTGCTACATCGGGGTAATCGTCTAACTTGACCATTGAAGAAAAAGGATGCGCATTCCAGTAAGAAATCATGTTGTATCTATGACGCGCCATGTTATCGAAAAACTGTTCCCAGAATTCCAAATTCCACATCTCGGCTATGTTGTTTTGGGCGGCATCTCCAGAATCATCAAAGCTAGATGTTCTAACATCCAGAGGAATATTAAACTTTATCCCTCTTTTTTCAATATAAGGGTTGTCTTCTATTTTGGTAATAGCATGTATATCTTCGCCAATTCTAACTAATTCGGCAAGCTCTAAACCACCGTACATTAAGCCATTTACATCGGCAGATTTTATTATAATTTCAGAATCTGAAATTTTTTCGATATTAAACCCTTGTTTTTCACTGGATTTTTCCTCAAGCTCAAATTTAATAGTAAAACTTGCTTGATCACTTATATTATATGACTTTAATTGAAGCGCTTTGGTTAAATCTTTTACAGCAAAATCCACTTGAGGAATAGCAGTGTCATATTCTATTTTAACGGGTTTTTCGCTTGAGCATGACATCAATGCGAATAGGATGATAAATATAGATACAATATGTTTCATCGTGAAGAAATATATGGTTGATGGTAAGTAAATGTAAGTAATATGGGGATTCAGAAATATAAAAAAAACATTTGTTGTGTATAATAGGACACTTCTTGCTTACTTAACATGGATTTAAAATATAACAGTACTGTTATTTTTTAGTACTTTGATACGATAATATTTTTACTTTTTAATTTATGAACATTTTAAGAGCCTTTTTAATTATTTTCTTAATAATACCTTTTTCTTCTAAAGGTCAATCTATCAATCCGGTTTCGGTAAGAAATGAAATGAAACGTGTTGCCGATTGGCAAATAGAACATTTTAGAGAGACCTACAGTGGTCGGGAAGAGCCTCACCATATTGCCGATTGGACGAATGGTGCTTTGTATGTTGGTATGGTGAAGTATGCCGAAATGGCAAAAGATGACCGTTATTGGAAGTGGTTAAGAAAAGTAGGAGAGGAACAGAAATGGAAACTATATCATAGAAAGTATATGGCAGACGACCATACCGTAGGTCAGATGTATATAGAGTTATTTCGAAAATATGGAGACTCTGCTATGTTAAAACCCACGCAAAAAGGGATTGATTTTGTATTCGAAAACCCGAGTAAACAGCCTATAACATTAGATAATTACAAGCACCTGGAAAGATGGACATGGTGCGACGCACTGTTTATGGCGCCCCCAATATGGGCGAAGTTAACCAACATTACCGGAGAACAAAAGTATTCGGATTTTATGATGAAGGAGTATGAGGTTACCCGCGATCACTTATTTGATGAAGAAGAGAATCTGTTTTATAGAGATAATAGTTTTATTGGAAAGTTAGATCATGGTAAAAAAATATTCTGGTCTCGTGGAAATGGATGGGTTTTTGGAGGTTTAACCTTGTTGATGGATGAATACAAACCCGGTTCGAAAGAATATGAATACTTCAAAGACATTTATTTAAAGATGGCCAAAAAACTTATTGCTATTCAAACACCAGAAGGACATTGGGCCATGAGTTTATTAGGTCACGATATATACCCAACACCAGAAACAAGCGGAACGTCGTTTTTCACTTTTGGATTGGCTTGGGGAGTTAACCATGGACTTTTAGATAGAGAAACCTATGTACCACATATTGAAAAAGCGTGGAATTGCTTAAGAGGGCATATTACTAAAGATGGCATGTTGGGGTATGTACAACCCATTGGTGCAGCACCGGGAAAAGCATGGCCAGATAAAACAGAAGTTTACGGTTCGGGTGCTTTTTTAGCAGCAGGATCGGAAGTTTATAAGATGGTAGGCGGACAGCCAATTTTTCAACTATCTGAACCAGATTATAAAAAAAGCCCAAAAACAGGAATGACAAGAAAGCATTGGAAAGATGCAGCTTTGTATATGCTAGAAGGCGCTTTTAGTTATATAAAGACAAACGACGATGCTTTAAAGTTTCCCAAAATAGGAACTGTTGGATATCCAAGGTATGATAGCCAAATTCCAACAGAAAAACTCGAAGGATTGTGCCGCACCTTATTTGTGGCAGCACCACTATTAAAAGAAAATCCGGAGTTGGTAGTTAATGGTATAAAAATAGCAGATTATTACCAACAAAATATCTTAAACCTGTTAGACGAAAATCATCCGTCGTTTATACCAGATAATACTAAAGATTGGCCAGGGCAAGTATTGGTGGAGTTTGGAGCTTTATCTATGTCTATGTTTTCGGTACCGGAAGTTTTATGGGATCCTCTTACACAGGAACAAAAGGACACCCTTGCCCGTAAAATGATTAGCTATGCAGATGGGGCAACAGTGCCTTCTAATTGGAAATTCTTCAACATTTTTGTGTTGAGTTTCTTTAAAGATAGAGGGTATACAGTAAACGAGAAGTTATTAGAAGAATATTTAAATAAATCGTTAGATCATTACAGAGGAGATGGTTGGTACAACGATAACCCGGCATACGATTATTACAGTATGTGGGCATTTCAAATGTACGGACCCGTTTGGTCTGAGTTGTTTGGAAATAAATACTATCCAGAAATAGCTAAAAAATTCAAGGAAAACTTTTTGCCAATGGCAGAAAACTATCCATATATGTTTAGTGAAGATGGTAAAATGATTATGTGGGGCAGAAGCATAACGTACAGATTGGCATCAGTAAGCCCTTTTCCGTTGCTAGGCTTTTATGAGGACGATTTACTAGATGCAAATTGGGGCGCTTTAAGAAGAACCTCTTCGGGCGTTTTATTACAATTTTTACAACACCCTGAATTTATGAAAGACCGCATTCCAACATTAGGTTTTTATGGTGCTTTCGATCCGTCTACGCAATATTACAGTTGTCGTGGTAGTGTGTTCTGGATGGCCAAATCGTTTTTAAGCCTATTGTCTCCCGAAGAGAGTAAATTTTGGTCAGCAGAAGAGAATAATGGCGTATGGGAAAATGAATTGAAAAACACTACGGTTACCAATAGGTTTTATAAAGGATCGGAAATTATGGTCACCAATTATAAAGATATTGGAGCATCGGAAATTAGAGCTTGGTGTAATGTACCAAGAATTGGTATAAAAGAACCTTTTAGATCAAGCGAAAATTATAACAAGTTATCTTATAATTCAGCGTTTCCATGGCAGGCAGACAATACGGCAGGAACAGTCTCAATGAATTATGTTTTTAAAACAAACCAAGAAGAATATCCGTTCGAGCCAGGTCATATTTACGATTTCAAAAAGTTTGAAGATGGCGTGTATTATAGAAAGCTGTCTTCGGAATATATGGAGAATGTTGCCGTTCAATTGGCAGATATTCCTTTAAGTAATGGTATTTTAAGAGTTGATAAAGTAGAAGCAGACAAGAACGTTTCTTTTAGCTTAGGACATTATGCCTTAGCACATATTAACGGTTATATTTCTAAAAAAGTTCGGGAAGTAAACGGAAAAGAGGTTCATATTATAGATAATGGCGAATACCAGTTAGCCTTAATACCCATAAAAGGATGGGATGCTATTAAAACAATTACATCCACAGATATTCACCCAGAAACCAAAGAAAGTACTGTAATAAATGTAGCTGCTAATTATAAGCGTTCGAACAAGAACAACTTATATATAACGGCTATGCTTTGGAAAAAATCCGGAGAACCTTTTACAGATAATGAGTTGACAGTTGTTAAAAAAATAAAAGCAAAAAAGGGAAAAGTTACTATTACAAGTTCAGATAATACGAAAAGAGAAATATCTCATTAAACCATATCATGAAGTTTAAGCCCAGATTTTTATTATTTGCTTGTTCTGCCGTTTTGGTATTGCTAATTTTTAGTTGCGAAAAACAAGATCCACTTTTTTTATATGTTAGTACTACGGGTTTAGATACTAATATAGGATCTGAAGCTGAACCGTTCTTAACCATAGAAAAGGCTTTAGCCGAATCACGAAAAAGCAACGGAGAAAAAAACATTGTAGTCAAGGAAGGAAGCTATTTTAATGTGAACTTGGAGTTAGGAAGAAGCGATTCTAATTTAACCCTAAGGGCAGAAGGTGATAAAAAGCCAATTCTGTATGGTGGACAAAAAATAACCAATTTTAAGGCAGAAGGCGACTTTGTTTATGCAGATGTAGCTGGTACAAGACATAGAGAGTGGGATTTTAGAGTTGTTGAGGTAAATGGCGAAATAAGAGAACGTGCAAGATTTCCAGAAAAGGGTGCTTTTACGCATTTAAATGAATTTGATGTGAGATGGCTTTCATCTGAAGCAGGCGGCTGGGAAAGAAAACCTACGCAGTTAGAGAAAACAACACTAAAGTATAACCCCGAAGACTTAAGTGAAACCTTGGATGTTAATAATGCGGAGTTAACCATTTATCACGAATGGGATGAAACTTTAGTAGGTTTAAAGGGGCATGATGTAGCGAATAACATATTGCATTTTGATAATGAAAGTCAGCATCCACCGGGTGCTTTTGCCAAAAGAAATCCCAATGCACAAACTTATGTGGTTTGGAATACTGTTGAAGGTATGACGAAACCCGGTAGTTGGTATTTGGATAGAACAAGAGAGCGTTTGTACTATTGGCCAAAAGAAGGAGAGTCCATTTCA includes:
- a CDS encoding arylsulfatase, translating into MKLAKIIALLVVFVFTGCKTKKEEETKETKKPNVIIVITDDQGYGDIAAHGNKVIKTPNIDGFYSESYHLTDFHVNPTCAPTRSGLMTGRFANSTGVWHTVGGRSLLREDEKTMADMFTENGYKTGAFGKWHMGDNYPFRAHDRGFQETVMHYGGGVQQTPDYWGNDYFDDTYFKNGTPVKYQGYCTDVFFDEAIKFIQSNKEDPFFCYISTNAPHGPYNVPVNYYNMYKDLGDDVLADTQKRFYGMITNVDDNFGKLRSTLKELNIADNTILIFMTDNGTSSGYYDKNGKITGYNAEMRGTKGSEYEGGHRVPFFIHWKNGNINVSKDINELTAQIDILPTLAELCGLKLPKDHLEIHGESLVPMLGGTQSYNNRMLVTDSQRMEVPVKWKNCSVMQNKWRLINGAELYNIEDDKSQSNDIAAQYPERVEAMRRFYEEWWTRTSGKFNEQIFFKIGIEEENPVALTAHDVHSSKEDYPWNQLQIRKGNVGSGYWCIDVKNEGDYEISLRRYPEESDLLINTTVPKVTTEELPGLQFGIPEGVNLNFTEASIKIGDQISDRVKVTETDKSADFKVHLKPGRTELTANFLNAKGEENVAYYVYVKKM
- a CDS encoding DUF2264 domain-containing protein, encoding MNILRAFLIIFLIIPFSSKGQSINPVSVRNEMKRVADWQIEHFRETYSGREEPHHIADWTNGALYVGMVKYAEMAKDDRYWKWLRKVGEEQKWKLYHRKYMADDHTVGQMYIELFRKYGDSAMLKPTQKGIDFVFENPSKQPITLDNYKHLERWTWCDALFMAPPIWAKLTNITGEQKYSDFMMKEYEVTRDHLFDEEENLFYRDNSFIGKLDHGKKIFWSRGNGWVFGGLTLLMDEYKPGSKEYEYFKDIYLKMAKKLIAIQTPEGHWAMSLLGHDIYPTPETSGTSFFTFGLAWGVNHGLLDRETYVPHIEKAWNCLRGHITKDGMLGYVQPIGAAPGKAWPDKTEVYGSGAFLAAGSEVYKMVGGQPIFQLSEPDYKKSPKTGMTRKHWKDAALYMLEGAFSYIKTNDDALKFPKIGTVGYPRYDSQIPTEKLEGLCRTLFVAAPLLKENPELVVNGIKIADYYQQNILNLLDENHPSFIPDNTKDWPGQVLVEFGALSMSMFSVPEVLWDPLTQEQKDTLARKMISYADGATVPSNWKFFNIFVLSFFKDRGYTVNEKLLEEYLNKSLDHYRGDGWYNDNPAYDYYSMWAFQMYGPVWSELFGNKYYPEIAKKFKENFLPMAENYPYMFSEDGKMIMWGRSITYRLASVSPFPLLGFYEDDLLDANWGALRRTSSGVLLQFLQHPEFMKDRIPTLGFYGAFDPSTQYYSCRGSVFWMAKSFLSLLSPEESKFWSAEENNGVWENELKNTTVTNRFYKGSEIMVTNYKDIGASEIRAWCNVPRIGIKEPFRSSENYNKLSYNSAFPWQADNTAGTVSMNYVFKTNQEEYPFEPGHIYDFKKFEDGVYYRKLSSEYMENVAVQLADIPLSNGILRVDKVEADKNVSFSLGHYALAHINGYISKKVREVNGKEVHIIDNGEYQLALIPIKGWDAIKTITSTDIHPETKESTVINVAANYKRSNKNNLYITAMLWKKSGEPFTDNELTVVKKIKAKKGKVTITSSDNTKREISH
- the budA gene encoding acetolactate decarboxylase; this translates as MIPKKIPFLFTACALLMLFLSSACKQEQDVNVTSEPVVTEKPVVERDLFYHYSIWYAFVNKVFEGDLTVSKLKTKGDIGLGSYTKLDGELIMLDGVPYRATEDGVVSIADDADKIVYVNATFFDEDISFKVTDSINYDALRGEINKHLPTKNMFYGFKIHGTFKNIKCGGLNKQEPPFKEGLDVLIPNRPIFKAENIEGTMVGFYCPQFIGDINVAGYHLHFISDDKKFGGHVMAFNAVSLDVSIDEMYEYQFVLPNTDAYRKVGFDKQFQYKKN
- a CDS encoding Kelch repeat-containing protein, whose protein sequence is MIKSNSVIIVLFFVFFFSCKAQEPEQNKKQDVIESQKSWSPVVAPDGSAPIARHEAAFVNVGDKFFLLGGRGIRHVSIFDTKTQKWTSGKKPPIEFHHFQPIAFQDNIYIIGALTGKYPAETPVEYVYMYNTTTDTWVKGDAIPKDRLRGSTGNVLKDGVVYISCGISNGHISGHKKWLDSYNLKTGAWEVLPDAPRARDHFQAVESDNKIYVLAGRLSKAPNATFNETIGEVDVYDIKTKTWVTLDKEIPTQRAGNIALLYHDDVLVIGGESINQQKAHNEVEGLNTKSHTWHNYPPLLQGRHGTGAFLFNNNIYIASGCGNRGGSPELDTMEKY